ACTATGAATCACGTGTTGATACTGATTGCCGGATTCGGCAGACGTTTTCAAGTGAGTATAAGGACTGGTTATTACCACGCACGTTTCGATTGGAATAGGTTTGCAATTATTCTGGTTCAGCCAGTGAAATAGTTGATGCCGCTGCAATTTTACCTGCAGTATCGGATCAGGAAAGGCTTCTTCTGTCTCGTTGGATATTCGGATCATTTGTTGAAACGTCGGATCAAAGTATAAAGTGCCGGAGAAATTTTTCACTTCAATAATGAGATGGAACCGAGTGGAGAGAAGGAGAGTATCGATTTGGAAAAAGTGGTTTTTGTGAGGAAGGCGGAGGTCATTCAAAATCAGGTACTCATTATCGGGGAGAAAATGTAAATAATAATCCAACGATTTTTCTCCGTGGTACCCCGCTGCAGTTTTCGCATGTTCATCCTCTATTTCTTTTCTTTTTGGATGGTTGGAAGGAAGCCTTCGTAAAAGCGCCTCTAACTTTTGCAGTTTTAATGGGATTTTTCGAGGTTTTTCTATCAAATTATCACTCCTTTTTCTTCAAATAACTTAGTTCTGCATTTTCCGAGTGGTTCCTGCATTATAGGGGAAATTTTTTAAAGTATTTATATATATTATACTGAACGGCCAGCGGAGCCTGGCCCTCCAATTTTAATAGTCAGATAACGAGTA
This DNA window, taken from Alteribacillus bidgolensis, encodes the following:
- a CDS encoding nuclease-related domain-containing protein, translating into MIEKPRKIPLKLQKLEALLRRLPSNHPKRKEIEDEHAKTAAGYHGEKSLDYYLHFLPDNEYLILNDLRLPHKNHFFQIDTLLLSTRFHLIIEVKNFSGTLYFDPTFQQMIRISNETEEAFPDPILQVKLQRHQLFHWLNQNNCKPIPIETCVVITSPYTHLKTSAESGNQYQHVIHSANLPFTFESFEKKHQNSKISKRDLRDTADILIKQNHPYTFDALQRYHISTSEVMTGVICPDCCCLPMTKTFGKWKCSSCSASSKNAHLSALRDYSLLVNSTISNREARRFLHMGSRSAVTKLFHSMKLPYEGSYKGTRYHLSLK